The segment CGGCTCTTCGATCGCTTGGGTCATCAGGGGGATGCGCTCGTGACGAACGACCCCTGGCCATCCCTGCGGCCTTCTACTCGATCATCATCAAGACGTCGGCGATCGACAGGTCTTTGGCAGGTGGACGCGAGCAGTTCTTTCGCCGCTATCCGCCAGCCTTCAGGAATGGGGCGCTGGTCAGCCTGCTCACCATGTCCATCAGCGACACCGAAGCGGTGTTGGCTGAGCTCAACGACCTCGGGCTGGTGCCTGGGGAGGACGTGGCTGTGGTCGACATGGCTCAAGGCCCGCTGCTGGAATGTCCAGGGATTGCGTTCCAGCGCCTGGAGGAGAGCTTCCCTGGGAGGTGGGTAGTGAACGTTGACGACGTGCACAGCGAGCTTGAGAGGCAGTCGGAGGCTCTGGCGTCGACCGTAGATCAGACGCTCAACTCCGTGTCCGGTGTACCAACTGGCTGGATCATCCTGGACACCCAAGAAGCCTACGGAGCTGTCGATAGCTGGGACGAGTACCTCTGCGCCCTTCGTACAGACCGCGGCTTCGTTCTCAATGTGCTACGCCACCAGTGGCTCGGTGAAGTGCAGCAAGATTGGTTTGACGATGACGGACAGCCCGTGCCCGAACACCGAGATGCCGACGGTGATCTGAAGCTGCCTGACGAGGTCGATGGCTGCACCGTGGTGGGGTTTATGCATGGCGGCTTTGTGGGGGGACTGGAGCCCGCTGGTCCCGATGAGGTCGAACTGGGTGTGCTCACGGAAGCCTCAGTCGCCGAGGCCCTCCGACGGCTGCGGTGGGACCCCTCGATTGCATCCGCCGTCGTGGCTGCCTGTAGAAGGTCCTGCTGAGCACAAACCTGCGCTAAATTATTGAGTTTTCTGCGCTGGGCGACATAGTCGGTCCATGCCAGCACCCGAGGCGCGCGCTCGCCAGATCATAGACGGCCAACTCGGAGCCGCCGGCTGGGTCCTCCAGGACCGGAACGAGATGAACCGCAGGGCAGCTCTTGGCGTGGCTGTGCGCGAGTATCCCCTGAAGAGTGGCCCATGCGACTACCTGCTCATCATCGACGGCAAGGCCTGCGGGGTCGTCGAGGCGAAGCCTGAGGGCACCACGCTCTCCGGGGTCGCGGAGCAGTCCGCCGTCTACCAGTCAAGCCTCCCAGAGCCTCTCGCCACCTGGGGCTCTCCCCTCCGGTTCGGGTACGAAGCGAGCGGCTCGGAAATCCAGTTCGCGGACCGTGTGGACCCCGACGCCCGCTCTCGCCGCCTGTTTGCCTTTCACCGGCCAGAAACCCTGCTGGGCTGGCTCAAGGAGGCCTCCAGTGTGCGTCTCCGGCTTACCAGCCTGCCGCCGCTTGAGACCGAAGGCCTGCGTGACTGCCAAGTGGAGGCCATCGAAGGGATTGAGCACTCATTGGCGCAGGACCAGCCGCGCACGCTGATCCAGATGGCCACGGGCGCGGGCAAGACCTTCACTGCCGCCAACCTGTCGTACCGCCTGCTCGCCCATGCCGGAGCCAAGCGCATCCTGTTCCTGGTGGATCGGAACAACCTCGGGCGACAGACGCTCAAGGAGTTTCAAGCCTTTCGCCCCCATGGCACCGGGCGGCTCTTCACCGAGCTGTACAACGTCCAGCGCCTGGGTCCCGCAGGGCTCGACGGGGACGCCAAGGTCGTCGTTTCTACCATCCAGCGGGTCTTCTCGCAGCTCTCAGGCTCCGAGCTGTCGGAGGAGGAAGAGGAGGCCAGCGGTTGGGAGAACGGCGGCACCGCCCTGCCCAGGGTCGTGAGCTACAACCCTGGCTTTCCTCCCGAGACCTTCGACATCGTCATCGTCGACGAGTGTCACCGCTCAATCTACGGCTCCTGGCGGCAGGTGCTCGACTATTTCGACGCCCACATCATTGGGCTCACCGCCACGCCATCGGTCCACACGCTCGCGTTCTTCGGCAAGAACCTGGTCGCCGAGTACCCTTACGAACGGTCGGTAGCTGACGGGGTCAACGTGCCCTTCGACATCTTCCGCATCCGCACCCAGATCGGCGAACACGGCAGCCGCATCCCCGCGGGCTTCGAGGTCCCCAAGCGCGACCGGCACACCAGGCGCGAGCGGTACGAGCAGCTCGACGAGGACCTGGTTTACGCGGCCAGCGACCTCGACCGCTCGGTGATCGCTCCCAACCAGATCAGGACGGTTCTGGAGACCTACCGGGACACGATTGCGACCGAGCTCTTCCCCGAGAGCCACCCTTCGCGCACCGAGGTCCCTAAGACCCTGATCTTCGCCAAGGACGACAACCACGCCGAGGAGATCGTCAAGCTGGCCCGTGAGGTCTTCGGGAAGGGCAATGAGTTCGCCAAGAAGATCACCTATCGGGTGACCGGGGTCGATCCCGAGCAGCTCATCAGCGCCTTTAGGAACGACTACAACCCGCGCATCGCGGTCACGGTCGACATGATCGCGACCGGCACCGACGTGAAGCCGATCGAGGTCTTGATGTTCCTGCGCGACGTCCGCAGCGAGCTGTACTTCGAGCAGATGGTCGGGCGAGGCGTCCGAACCGTGAACCCCAGCGACCTGGCCCGCGTCACGCCCGATGCGAGGGCCAAAGACCGTTTTGTGCTGATCGACGCAGTAGGGGTCACAGAAAGTGCAAAGCACGTCGCCAGGCCCCTGGAGCGGGACCGCACGGTTTCATTCGGCACCCTGCTGGAACAGGTGGCAGCCGGGCGCAGCGACGAGGACGCCGTCTCCACGCTGGCCGGTCGCCTCGCCAAGCTCGACCGGAAGCTGACCCAAGAGCAGAAGGACAAAGTCATCGCTGCTACTGGCGGCACCACCCTCACCCAACTTGCCGGGCGGCTTGTGGACGCGATCGACTTGGACCGCATCATGCGCCTGGCCCCCTCGCCGGACCAGGAGGAGGCAAAGGCTGCCGAGCTGCGCGAAACGGCACTGGAGCCCTTCAACGACCCCAAGCTGCGCAATCTCCTGATCGAGCTCAAGCTGCTCAGCGAGGTCACGATCGACCTGGTGTCCCCCGACGTCGTTATCTCTACCGGGTTCGACGAGAAGGCAGCGCAAGAGCTGATCGCCAGGTTCGGCACGTTCTTGGACGAGCAGCAGGACGAGCTGGTCGCGCTCACCATCCTCTACGGCAAGCCGCAGGGGGCCGCGCGGCTGACCTATGCCAGCTTGCAGGAGCTGCGCGATGCCATGATGCGCCCGCCGTGGCTGCTCCAGCCTCTGGCCCTGTGGAGCGCCTACAGGCGGCTTCAGGGCGACAAGGTGCGGGGGAACCCTGCCAAGGTGCTTACCGACATCGTCGCGCTCGTGCGGTTCGCAACTGGGCGGACGGACAGCCTGGCCCCGCTCTCCTCGCGCATAGCGGGCAACTTCAACCTGTGGCTGGGCCGTGAGGAGAAGGCAGGGCGGGTCTACACCCAACAGCAGCTTGCCTGGCTTGAGGCGATCCGCGACCACCTCTCAGCAAACATCGAGCTGGACTTGCGTGACCTCCAAGACCTACCGCAGTTCACCCAGCGCGGCGGGGTGATCGCTGCGCGAACGGCGTTCGGCCCACGGCTCGAAGCGGTGATCGAAGACGTGACGCAGGCGCTGGTGGCTTAAGGGGGCTGAGTGGCAAGCGTGCAGAATTTGGGGGCCCTCGCGGGTGCGCCTGTCGAGGTGCCTCGGGAACTGCCAGCTGGTTGGCGCTGGGAACGGCTCGGCAGGTACAGCGGGAACCGCTCCCAGTCGGTCGACCCCGCGAAGGCGCCCGATCAGGAGTTCGAGCTTTTCAGCGTACCGAGCTTCGATGTTGGCTCGCCCGAACGCGTCTCCGGCAGGAGCATCGGGTCGAGCAAACAATTCGTGAGCGGGGGCGATGTCCTGCTCTGCAAGATCAATCCTCGTATTAACCGGGTTTGGGTCGTCGGTCCCTCGACTGGCCTACTGCAGATCGCATCGACGGAATGGATTAGGTTCCCGCCCAACGCTGAGGTTCTGCCGGAGTTCTTAGGGCATTACCTGCGTCTGGAGCAGCTCCGCGCGTTCCTGGCGATGAATGTCTCGGGTGTAGGTGGTTCGCTCATGAGGGTGAAAGCGCGTACCCTCGCCGACTACCCCGTTCCCATACCGCCCCTGGACATCCAACGGCGTATCGTGGCTCGCATCGACGAACTCTTCACCGAGCTGGTTGATGGGGAAGCCGCTCTGGCTCGCGCTCGGGACGATTTAGAAACCTACCGCAAGTCGCTCCTGAGGTCTGCCTTCATGGGGGAACTCACTGCCGACTGGCGTGCGGCCCACCCGACCATTGAAACGGGCCAGCAGCTGCTACAGCGCATCCTGGCCGACCGCCGGAACCGATGGGAGGCCGATCCAAAAAACCGGGGAAAGCGATTTCCACTGCCGGCTGTGCCGAGCGCACTCAGCGAGATCCCAGCTAATTGGACGACTGCCGACTTGGAGACGCTCTCGGTCGAGCCCTCACGAAATGGCTTATCTGTGAAAGAGGCCACGGAGCCAACTGAGGTACGAGCACTTAGGCTGAATGCCCTGAGCGATGGGGGCGTGAGGTGGGAAAATCACCGCTTTCTGCCAAGGCGCACCGATGAAGTGACACAGTACACTCTTCGTTCGGGCGACCTACTTGTAAGTAGAGCCAATGGTTCGCCGAAATTAGTTGGCCGCTGCTCGTTGGTGTTAGAGCCGCCTGTAGGCATGATCTTTCCCGACACCATAATTCGTTATCGGCTCGGCGGTGACCACGTGGTCTGGCAGTGGATTGCCTTGATGTGGGGGGCTCCGCCTGTCCGCCAACAACTACTTTCCCTCGCAAAGTCCACGGCTGGCATCCTGAAGGTCTCCCAAGGTGACATCCGGCGGGTGGGGCTGCCTTTACCACCTCACTCCGAGATGGCTGCGGCCGTTGCCTTAGTGAGCTCCTGCCTGGAAGAAGCAAATGACGGGCAGAGCGCGACAGAGCTGCAGGCCGCACACTCCGGTCAGCTCCGCCAGTCCATCCTCAATGCCGCCTTCCGAGGGGAACTCGTCCAGTGAACGAACAGACGCTTGTTGCGAAGGTCTGGAGCTATGCGCACGTCCTCAGAGACGATGGTGTGTCCTTCGGCGACTACCTCGGCCAGATCAGCTTCCTGCTGTTCCTCAAGATGGACGAGGAGCGCACCAAGTTCCTGGGGGAGCCTTCAGCTATCCCCGAGACCTGCCGCTGGGACACTCTGCGCGGCAAGTCCGGCGCGGCGCTGGAGTTGCACTACAAGCAGGTCCTGGAGACGCTGGCGAAGCGGGACGACATCGTCGGTACACTCTTTCTAAAGGCCGAGAGCAAGATCGGTGACCCGGCCAAGCTCCAGCGGCTGGTATCGCTGATCGACGGCGAGACCTGGATGGGCCTCAACGTGGACGTGAAGGGCACGATCTACGAGGGCCTGCTGGAGCGCAATGCGGGCGAGGTAAAGTCAGGAGCCGGGCAGTACTTCACGCCGCGCCCCGTCATCGAGGCCATGGTGGAGGTGATCGACCCCGAGCCTGGTGAGACTGTGAGTGACCCTGCAGTTGGCACAGGAGGCTTCCTCCTGGCCGCCTATGAGCACATGCGCCACAAGCCTGCCGCCAGCGATCGCGCCATGGCCCGCAGGATGCGCGAGGAGAGCTTCCACGGCACCGACGTGGTCCCGGAGGTCGTGCGTCTCTGCGCCATGAACCTCTACCTCCACGGGATCGGCGGCTCAGCCTCCCCGGTGAAACAAAAGGACGCCCTACTCTCTGACGACGGTCAGCGGTTCGACCTGGTCCTCACAAACCCGCCCTTCGGCAAGCGTCAGTCCTTCCGCATCGTCAGCGCTGAAGGGGCGATCGAGAGCGAACGCCAGGACTACGTCCGCGACGACTTCGTGGTCACCACGGGCAACAAGCAGCTTAACTTCCTCCAGCACATCATGACCATCCTGAAGAGCACTGGATCGGCAGCGGTCGTGCTCCCTGACAACGTGCTGTTTGAGGGGGGGGGCTGGTGAGGCGCTGCGCCGGAAGCTGCTCAAGGATTTTGACTTCCACACGCTCCTGAGGCTCCCGACGGGCATCTTCTACAGCCAGGGTGTGAAGGCCAACGTGCTCTTCTTCGACGCGGCCCCGGCAGGCGAGCGCGTGGCGACCGAGGCTCTGTGGGTCTACGACCTCCGAACCAACCAGAAGTTCACCCTCAGGACCCGCCCGATCCGCCGGGCCGACCTGGACAACTTCGTGACCTGCTACGGTCCCAAGCACGCCCGCCACAAGCGCGAGGAGACCGAGCGGTTCCGCAAGTTCACCTATGAGGAGCTGGAGAAGCGAGACAAGGTCAACCTCGACATCTTCTGGCTTCGGGACGACAGCGCCACCGACCCAGACAGCCTGCCTCCGCCTGATGAGATAGCGGCGGAGATCGTCGTGAACCTTGAGGAGGCCCTCGAGAAGTTCAGGAGTGTGGCGGCCAAGCTGGGGGCGGAGCCTGCGGAGTGAGCACGGTTGCGTTCGAGGAGGTCGTCCGCTCGGTAGATGAACTGATGGGCGTGAAGGCCGTTTTCGGTCCACTAAAGGGTCGGGCGGTCTGCTTCGCATCCAGGGGCGACGCTGCGCTCAAGGGCCGAAAGCACTTTCAGTCGTCAAGGATCGCGTCGGAGTACGCCTTGGAGCGCCCCTACCTCATAACCATCGGTGGTGGGGCGCAGGTGCGTGACAACCTCGGCGGCTGCGTCCTCAACGTCTCCAGGGTCAGCAAGGCCTATGGGCTGATGGAGGCCTTCTACCTCGATCCCGAGGAGCGACGCCGTCTCGCGCAGTGGCCCGTCGCAACAGGGCTCTTAGACATCTACGAGGTCGAAGGCTTTCCCCACCTGGTCAACGACCTTGGCCTTCCCGACCGGACAATCCTTGCGAACGCCTTCGACATCATCGTCCGGCCCCAAGGAAAAACAGAGGCCCTCTGGGACGCCCTCCAGGGAGCCAAGCTGCGACTTCTGGACCTACCCCCGCTTCCGAACTTCAGGGAACCCCCGAGTGTGCGCCAGGTAGGCACGATGCTCCCCAAGAGTTACGCCAAGGAAGAGGGAACCCGTATCTCTCGCGAGGTCCAGCTACTCGAACGAGACAGTCAGCTCGCCAGAGATGCTCGCCAGGCGAACCGGGACAAGAACGGCGGCGACCTGGGTTGTGAAGGCTGCGATTTCACCGACCCGCTGGACGGCATGTTCGACGTCCATCACCTCGTGCCACTCATGTATGGCGCACGGCAGACGACCCTGGCCGACCTCGTCATCCTATGCCCCCTCTGCCATCGCTGGTCGCACAAGAAGGGCAAGGGTCAGCTCGACCCGCTACCTCTCGAGGAGCTCAAGGCGGCGAGAGGCGGTTCCGGTCGAGTTGGGACCGACCCCAAAGCGCCCACTTCAAACCTGGGCACCTTGGCAATGGCCTCGGCCAGAGCCTTCACCGAAGGCTTCCCGTAGCGGCGGCCTGTGGTCTTCGGAGAATGCCCCTGGATGGCATCGACGACGCGCTCCTCAATGCCTGCGCTGTAGGAGATGGATTTGAAGGTGTGCCGCCAGGCGTGGTTCGGCTTGATGCCGGGATCAGTGATGCCGACCTCCTTGCGCACCCACTCGGCCAGTCGCTCGCCTACCTTCTTGAAGTGGCGGTTGCTGTCTCCTTCGACGCGCTGGCGCTCGGGTTCATAGAACAGCGGTCCCTCTGACTGCGCCTCGACCATCGTTAGGAACCCTTGTTCGATCAAGTGCTCGTGCAGAGGCACCACTCGAGCCTCCTTCGTTTTCACAGTGCCTGCCTCAGGGGTGATCCTCACAGTCCAGATGCCGTCGACCCGCTGCACATCCTCCTTTCTGAGCTGGCTGAACTCGTTCACACGAGCCCCGGTGTAGGCGCAGAGCCATGGTATCCATCGGCGGGCCCTGGCGTGGCTGGCGGCGACCCGAGGGCTCGCGGGGGCGAGGGTGGCAGAGAGGATCGCCTTCGCTTCCTGAGCGGTGAAATCGGGGTCCCGCAGCCGGGCCTTCCTCGGAGTTCGAACGATCACTCCCGTCGCTGGGTTCGCATGCAACATCCGCTCCTCTACAGCCCAGGCCAAAGCTGCTCGCACAGACGTGATGTACTTGTCGCGCACCGTCACTGGATCGCGAGACGTACCCTTCCGGGAAGGTTGAGCTAACAGGTCGTCGCGCCACTCCATCAGCTTCTCTGGGGTCAAGCGGGTGGCATCATCATGCCCAAGGAACTGGATCAGGCGCTCGATGTAGCGCCGCCATTCGTCACGCACGCCAGGTGACAGCCCCTGGGCCGCTGCGTAACCGTCGTAGATCGTCAACAGGGAGAGGGACCGCTTGTGAGCGGGGGCCGCGCGATCCAGCTCCGCGACTGGGGTCGGCTCAGTCGGTGTGGGGACATGGTCTCCGTCCAGCCGTCGCAGCTTGTCTTCACAGACTGAAATCGCTGCATCGTTCAGCGCCCTGTACAGGAGGCCCATGGCTTCGACTTGAGACGTGTCGACTACCAAATCGGATGCTTCGATCAGATAGCCCGCCTCGTCCTCCCATAAGCTCCGTAATCCTTCGTGGTCTCCGATTGCCCGCAGGTCGCGATACACGGCCAGCATCATCTCCGTGGTTTCGCGTGCCTTCTCGCTCCATCGCCGCACTGGATCGCCAGACCAGTTTGCAGCGGGTGCCCCCCGAGCTTCCAGGTCCGCACATACGTTCTGATAGAGCTCCCGCTCGCCCAGGTCGTATCTCGCCAGGTCATCCTCCTCGAGGGATTGGGAGCGGAACAGTTCGGCCAGGTAAGCGATCCGTGGTGGATCGAGCGCATCGAAAGCGCCGTCCAATTTCCGCTGAGCGGTGGCGATCATGACCTCGTAAGCCTGCGCGGCAGCCTCATAACGGCTATGGAAGCCTTGGCTGCCCTCCTGCCCCAGAGAGACCTTGAGCTCTGTCTTCCCGCCGCAGAAGGGCCTGAGCTCCTCCGGGATCACCCGCCGAAAGCTGCGCCGCCCCGACCGGTGCTTCAAAATGTGCATGATGTAGAGACCCACAATTTGTACCTCCGCCATGTACCGTGGCGAAGCTGAAGGCTCAGTAAATCCGGGGTTTTTCTGCGAGGCCAGTGCCTTGCGGAGGAGTGGTGCCGCTTACAGGACTCGAACCTGTGACCCCATCATTACGAAAGCAAGTATCGCCCTGCGATAACCTGAGCGTTTTCAGATGTTTGTAGCCCAGATGGAAAAGGTTTTTGCTGCTGACCCAAGCCTGTCCCAAGTTGCGCAGTCACCATCAACGCCCAACTTCCTATTGAAAGAACTTTGGTAGGACGGAACCCTAAAATGTCACCCGTTCTATACCCGTCAAGCCCGATGGCGGGCACCCTGGCCGGCTTGCAAGTGTGTGCATCAACGTCGGCAGGCGACCGGTGTTGGCTGCTGGTGCCCCCTCCCCCTGAAGCCGGATAACAGCGTCTGCTTTTGAGGCTCTGGCCGACGTCACCGAATGACCGAGAATGGGTGGAAAGCAGACATTGTAGTCTCAGCGCAGTCTTAGCGAACCTAGGTTTTCCTGCGGCAATCGCCGGTATAGGCCGCCGAAGAGCTTCTGTTTCGTTGGCTTGGAGACGTTATGACGATCGTTGCTGCCTATCTGTATCAACACGGCAGGCGTGTCCGACCGGTCACCCTGAGCGAGAAGATCGACTGTCCTGAAGACAAGTCCGAGTTCGTTTGGATCGGAATAACAGACCCAACTGACGAAGAACTCCAGCTACTGCAAAGAAATTACAAGCTACATCCACTCGCGGTTGAGGATGCACGCAAAGGCGATCAACTTCCCAAGATCGACGTTTATGAAGACCAACTATTTGTAGTAGCTCGGACAGCGCATCTCACAGCGTCGGATGAGATTGCCTATGGCGAGACAGCAATATTCGTTGGCCACAGTCACATAATCACAATCCGGCACGGCTCTGCTCGTAGTCACAGCCCACTGCGCGAGCATCTCGAAGCGTCACCGTCCCTGCTAAATCACGGAGTTGACTACGTCTTGCACGCGATCCTGGATTTTGTCGTCGATGGCTACCTCCCGCTCGTGGAGACCATCGAAGATGAGGTTCTCCTAATGGAGCAGCGGACTCTCGACGCCTTTTTGAAGCGTGACGACATCAATCGCATTTTCAAGCTGCGCCGCGAGCTGATCCGGTTTCAGCGAGTGCTAGGGCCCATGAATGAACTCGCAGCCAAGCTCGTCCGGCTTCAACTCCCTTGCATTGATGAAGAGACCCGGCCGTATTTCAGCGATGTCCTTGATCATATTCGCCGAGTTCAGGGCATGGTGGATGCGTTAAGGGAAGTTCTCAGTTCCGTATTCGAGTTCAGCAACCTGCTTGAGCAGCAGCGTACCGGAGACATCACCCGGCAGCTCGCCGCTTGGGCTGCTATCCTCGCTGTGCCGACTGCCATTGCGGGTATCTACGGCATGAACTTCGACAATATGCCGGAGCTACAAACTCGATACGGCTACTTTGTCGTGCTTGCAGCGATTTTGGCAGCTTGTTCCATTCTTTACATTCGCTTCAAGCGAGTGGGATGGCTTTGATATCGACTGTCTGCCCCAGGACTGCCAGTCTCTTTAGGCCGCATAGGCTACAAGCTGACCTTTCGCTCTCGGCCGTTGCAGCGGTCTCCGCGGAAGCTCGATCTCGAAGCGAATCTGAAAGCTGATTGCTAAAACAGAGCGATGGTGGCTAGGGCGCGCGTGTGCCAAGGCTTGAGCCTCCACCGCCAGAGGAACTGCATTCGGCTCTAGCTGGTGCCTACAAGGCCGCAGCTGATCGATATGAGGCGGCTCTTGCGAGCGAGCGCGACCCGGCCCGGCGTGCCCACCTTTTGCGAAGCATTGCAGGTGAATGCCGTTTAGCGGCGGTGCACCTGGACCGAGCCAAGCAAGCCCGCTCTGGCGGGGAGCAATCCGAAAGATCAGAATGACTAGTCCGCATGACGGTCACGGCAAATCAGGCAAGATCAAGCTCGCGCTCGGTGCGCTCGGAGTCGTCTTCGGCGACATCGGCACCAGCCCGCTTTACGCATTGCGGGACACATTCGGCGGCCACCATCCGCTCCCGCTTGATAGGCTCCATGTCTTCGGCATCGTGAGCCTCATGTTCTGGTCGATGATGATAATCGTTACGATCAAATACGTCGCGATCATCATGCGCGCTGATAACAAAGGCGAAGGCGGAAGCTTAGCGCTGCTGGCATTGATCAACCGGAGCACACCCGGACGCAAGTGGTCCGCCGGGGTCGTCCTTCTGGGTGTATTCGCTACTGCTCTGTTTTACGGCGACAGCATGATCACCCCCGCCGTATCCGTGCTCGGCGCGGTCGAAGGCTTAGCGATCTTCCAGCCCGCGATGGGTCCCATGGTTGTCCCGATCGTGATTGCGATCATGGTCGGGCTCTTCTTCATTCAAAGCAGGGGCACGGCTAAGGTCGCCACGTTCTTTGGTCCGATCATGCTGCTGTATTTCGGCACGATCGCCACTCTCGGTGCCATCAGCATACTAGCGATGCCTGGCGTCATTGCTGCCCTTAGCCCGCATTACGCGGTCATCATGTTCGCGGCCGACCCGTGGCATGGCTTTCTTGCCATGGGGGCAGCGGTTCTGGCTGTGACGGGGGCAGAGGCCCTTTATGCTGATATGGGTCACTTTGGCCGCAACCCAATCAGAGTGTCGTGGCTGACACTCGTCTATCCCGCCCTGACACTGAACTATCTTGGACAAGCGTCACTGTTGCTTCGTGACAGCACTAGCTTGCAGAGCCCATTCTACCTTTTGGCTCCTGAATGGTTCCAATGGCCCCTGCTGCTGATCGCTAGCGCCGCAGCAATTATCGCAAGCCAAGCGGTGATCACGGGAGCGTTCTCGGTAACGCAGCAAGCGATCCAGCTCGGCTTTATTCCTCGCATGCAGATCAAGCACACCAGCGAGGCAGCAGCTGGGCAAATCTACGTTCCGGTGGTCAATTGGGCGTTGATGATCGCTGTCATTGCGCTCGTGCTGATTTTCCAAAGGTCCGAAAACCTCACCGCCGCTTACGGGATCGCAGTGACCGGCGCGATGCTGATCGACAACGTGCTCTTGGCGGTCGTGCTCTTCCACTTGTGGAAGTGGAAGCCGTGGGTGTCGCTTCCGCTGCTCGCAATCTTCTTTACACTTGATGTCGCTTACCTGGGTGCAAACCTCATGAAGGTTCCGGATGGTGGTTGGGTGCCGCTGGTAATGGGGGTATTCATCTTCACTCTCCTGACCACCTGGTCACGAGGCCGGTCGCTCATGCACCAAGCGATGACCGATAACAGCCTACCGATCGAGGTGTTCGCGAAGAGCGCATGCACCAGCGCGACGCGGGTGCCTGGCACCGCTGTTTTCATGACGTCCACCGGCCAAGGCACCCCCTCGGCTCTCTTGCACAACCTCAAACACAATAAGGTCTTGCACGAGCGTGTGGTGATTTTGACGGTGAAGATAAGGGACGTGCCCTTCGTCGCGGAGGCCGAAAAGATTCAAGTTGAGGACATCAGCGATGGTCTATTCCGGGTCGCCCTCAATTATGGTTTCATGGAAGAGACTGACATCCCTGATGCCTTGGCGCGGACGCAAATGTGCGGTCGGCCCTTCTCGATGGTTGAGACAAGCTTCTTCCTTTCACGCCAGACGCTCATTGCGTCAGAGAAACCCGGCATGGCGATCTGGCGAGAAAAGCTATTCGCATGGATGCTGCGCAATGCCGCTACACCGATGGTGTTCTTCCGACTTCCGACAAATCGGGTCGTCGAACTTGGAAGCCAGGTGGAGATTTAAGGGGCGTTCAGCGCTGACTCCGGCGTGGCCTCCATTTTCTCGTGTGATGACTGCTTTGGGTCGTTTGCAGACCGACAGCTTTTTGCCGACGCAGCAAGCAAGCCGCCTGTCCGCGCTCAGTCGAGGTGGAGCTTGGCTTCTACGACCGATTTTGGGTGGGAAGCGGACGGCGTGAAGTTACCTGTCCATCTCAGCGGCCTTTGCCGCATCTCGTTTTTTGTAGGCTATTGCCGCCTTCAAAATGTTCCGCGACCGATCAGGTTCGCCTCCTTCCGAGAGGCGGACCATCTGCTCGCAGAACCAAGCTTGCGCCCCACCAGCGTTGAGCGCCTTGATCG is part of the Altererythrobacter sp. TH136 genome and harbors:
- a CDS encoding restriction endonuclease subunit S, whose amino-acid sequence is MASVQNLGALAGAPVEVPRELPAGWRWERLGRYSGNRSQSVDPAKAPDQEFELFSVPSFDVGSPERVSGRSIGSSKQFVSGGDVLLCKINPRINRVWVVGPSTGLLQIASTEWIRFPPNAEVLPEFLGHYLRLEQLRAFLAMNVSGVGGSLMRVKARTLADYPVPIPPLDIQRRIVARIDELFTELVDGEAALARARDDLETYRKSLLRSAFMGELTADWRAAHPTIETGQQLLQRILADRRNRWEADPKNRGKRFPLPAVPSALSEIPANWTTADLETLSVEPSRNGLSVKEATEPTEVRALRLNALSDGGVRWENHRFLPRRTDEVTQYTLRSGDLLVSRANGSPKLVGRCSLVLEPPVGMIFPDTIIRYRLGGDHVVWQWIALMWGAPPVRQQLLSLAKSTAGILKVSQGDIRRVGLPLPPHSEMAAAVALVSSCLEEANDGQSATELQAAHSGQLRQSILNAAFRGELVQ
- a CDS encoding class I SAM-dependent DNA methyltransferase, with the translated sequence MNEQTLVAKVWSYAHVLRDDGVSFGDYLGQISFLLFLKMDEERTKFLGEPSAIPETCRWDTLRGKSGAALELHYKQVLETLAKRDDIVGTLFLKAESKIGDPAKLQRLVSLIDGETWMGLNVDVKGTIYEGLLERNAGEVKSGAGQYFTPRPVIEAMVEVIDPEPGETVSDPAVGTGGFLLAAYEHMRHKPAASDRAMARRMREESFHGTDVVPEVVRLCAMNLYLHGIGGSASPVKQKDALLSDDGQRFDLVLTNPPFGKRQSFRIVSAEGAIESERQDYVRDDFVVTTGNKQLNFLQHIMTILKSTGSAAVVLPDNVLFEGGGW
- a CDS encoding DEAD/DEAH box helicase family protein, giving the protein MNRRAALGVAVREYPLKSGPCDYLLIIDGKACGVVEAKPEGTTLSGVAEQSAVYQSSLPEPLATWGSPLRFGYEASGSEIQFADRVDPDARSRRLFAFHRPETLLGWLKEASSVRLRLTSLPPLETEGLRDCQVEAIEGIEHSLAQDQPRTLIQMATGAGKTFTAANLSYRLLAHAGAKRILFLVDRNNLGRQTLKEFQAFRPHGTGRLFTELYNVQRLGPAGLDGDAKVVVSTIQRVFSQLSGSELSEEEEEASGWENGGTALPRVVSYNPGFPPETFDIVIVDECHRSIYGSWRQVLDYFDAHIIGLTATPSVHTLAFFGKNLVAEYPYERSVADGVNVPFDIFRIRTQIGEHGSRIPAGFEVPKRDRHTRRERYEQLDEDLVYAASDLDRSVIAPNQIRTVLETYRDTIATELFPESHPSRTEVPKTLIFAKDDNHAEEIVKLAREVFGKGNEFAKKITYRVTGVDPEQLISAFRNDYNPRIAVTVDMIATGTDVKPIEVLMFLRDVRSELYFEQMVGRGVRTVNPSDLARVTPDARAKDRFVLIDAVGVTESAKHVARPLERDRTVSFGTLLEQVAAGRSDEDAVSTLAGRLAKLDRKLTQEQKDKVIAATGGTTLTQLAGRLVDAIDLDRIMRLAPSPDQEEAKAAELRETALEPFNDPKLRNLLIELKLLSEVTIDLVSPDVVISTGFDEKAAQELIARFGTFLDEQQDELVALTILYGKPQGAARLTYASLQELRDAMMRPPWLLQPLALWSAYRRLQGDKVRGNPAKVLTDIVALVRFATGRTDSLAPLSSRIAGNFNLWLGREEKAGRVYTQQQLAWLEAIRDHLSANIELDLRDLQDLPQFTQRGGVIAARTAFGPRLEAVIEDVTQALVA
- a CDS encoding tyrosine-type recombinase/integrase translates to MGLYIMHILKHRSGRRSFRRVIPEELRPFCGGKTELKVSLGQEGSQGFHSRYEAAAQAYEVMIATAQRKLDGAFDALDPPRIAYLAELFRSQSLEEDDLARYDLGERELYQNVCADLEARGAPAANWSGDPVRRWSEKARETTEMMLAVYRDLRAIGDHEGLRSLWEDEAGYLIEASDLVVDTSQVEAMGLLYRALNDAAISVCEDKLRRLDGDHVPTPTEPTPVAELDRAAPAHKRSLSLLTIYDGYAAAQGLSPGVRDEWRRYIERLIQFLGHDDATRLTPEKLMEWRDDLLAQPSRKGTSRDPVTVRDKYITSVRAALAWAVEERMLHANPATGVIVRTPRKARLRDPDFTAQEAKAILSATLAPASPRVAASHARARRWIPWLCAYTGARVNEFSQLRKEDVQRVDGIWTVRITPEAGTVKTKEARVVPLHEHLIEQGFLTMVEAQSEGPLFYEPERQRVEGDSNRHFKKVGERLAEWVRKEVGITDPGIKPNHAWRHTFKSISYSAGIEERVVDAIQGHSPKTTGRRYGKPSVKALAEAIAKVPRFEVGALGSVPTRPEPPLAALSSSRGSGSS
- a CDS encoding N-6 DNA methylase; this encodes MRGGAGEALRRKLLKDFDFHTLLRLPTGIFYSQGVKANVLFFDAAPAGERVATEALWVYDLRTNQKFTLRTRPIRRADLDNFVTCYGPKHARHKREETERFRKFTYEELEKRDKVNLDIFWLRDDSATDPDSLPPPDEIAAEIVVNLEEALEKFRSVAAKLGAEPAE